Proteins from one Aquila chrysaetos chrysaetos chromosome 5, bAquChr1.4, whole genome shotgun sequence genomic window:
- the PATL2 gene encoding protein PAT1 homolog 2 isoform X3 — MSPNISSPPRPLAMHFGPMSPSLDAALFFSPSASGQLNLSVPSHMTQLHPQHQRILTQRQQQGGQAQSISPKKLWSPKVDPYAGLMTSKEKDWVVKVEMIQLQSENMDDDYYYQTYYHRLERKQAEEELLGGRNKQEPPKLVTPFIQKVETYDSVVRIAGSLGQVAVSTCYSPRRAIDAVHHALVEEAAGSHRLRALHRIEKLFLQLLEVEDMQRKTSLAPEEQQPCYQEQKSQEVERLYQALKIGACSSAEEAEDEFLQLLCVRKGKKLTARLLPRLTQEQAEKILLTITHHLPFLMKKDMLDESLPMLYSPLNEVVGGMTFSKLIEVLQEMTRPLPKSPELPLTMALKNQFGISLLYSLLSHGERLLSSDVPLEPRRGDFEMWTDMVFLVARELSQVPKALLVEPLFLPSNLLSLFCRYLDKQTIHHLEAKMECSPLPSEAAMPC, encoded by the exons ATGTCACCCAACATCAGCAGCCCTCCACGGCCTCTCGCCATGCACTTCGGTCCCATGTCTCCCTCTTTGGATGCCGCTCTCTTCTTCAGTCCATCAGCCAGTGGCCAGCTGAACCTCAG TGTGCCCAGCCACATGACCCAGCTTCACCCCCAGCACCAGCGGATCCTGACCCAGCGGCAGCAGCAAGGCGGGCAGGCACAGAG CATCTCCCCCAAGAAGCTGTGGTCTCCTAAAGTGGACCCTTATGCTGGGCTGATGACCTCCAAGGAGAAGGACTGGGTCGTCAAGGTGGAGATGATCCAGCTGCAGAGCGAGAACATGGATGATGACTACTACTACCAG ACGTACTACCATCGGCTGGAGCGCaaacaggcagaggaggagctgCTCGGCGGGCGCAACAAGCAGGAGCCCCCCAAGCTGGTCACGCCGTTCATCCAGAAAGTGGAGACATATGACTCTg TGGTGCGCATCGCGGGCTCGCTGGGCCAGGTTGCGGTGTCCACCTGCTACAGCCCTCGCCGGGCCATCGATGCTGTGCACCATGCCCTTGTGGAGGAG GCTGCAGGGAGCCATCGGCTTCGGGCGCTGCACAGGATCGAGAAG ctcttcctgcagctgctggaagtGGAGGACATGCAGCGGAAGACATCCCTGGccccagaggagcagcagccctgctaTCAGGAGCAGAAGAGCCAAGAAGTGGAGCGTCTCTACCAAGCCTTGAAAATCGGAGCTTGCAGCAGTGCAGA ggaggcagaggatgAATTCCTGCAACTCCTGTGTGTGCGGAAGGGCAAGAAGCTCACGGCCCGGCTGCTGCCCCGCCTGACCCAGGAGCAAGCAGAGAAGATCCTGCTGACCATCACCCACCACCTGCCCTTTCTCATGAAGAAGGACATGTTGGATGAG TCTCTTCCCATGCTCTACAGCCCGTTGAACGAGGTGGTGGGTGGAATGACCTTCAGCAAACTCATCGAGGTCCTGCAGGAGATGACCAGGCCTCTGCCCAAGTCCCCTGAGCTCCCCCTCACCATGGCCTTGAAGAACCAG TTTGGGATCTCCTTGCTCTACTCCCTGCTGAGCCATGGCGAGAGGCTGCTGTCCTCCGATGTGCCACTGGAGCCACGCAGAGGGGACTTCGAGATGTG GACAGACATGGTGTTCCTGGTCGCCCGGGAGCTGTCGCAAGTGCCCAAGGCTTTACTGGTGGAGCCTCTCTTCTTGCCCAGCAACCTTCTTTCGCTCTTCTGCCGCTACCTGGACAAGCAGACCATCCACCACCTGGAAGCCAAGATGGA GTGCTCGCCGCTGCCATCGGAGGCTGCCATGCCCTGCTGA
- the PATL2 gene encoding protein PAT1 homolog 2 isoform X2, with the protein MAEEDEELDLYNEMTFGLDRDSTEEDAAKLLMPLEVNPELAEAVAEKTEAGEEPGRRADEQPEELGEPQEEGGMELEVEQVGSELEEEEEELGTEEQEEDQEPCEEPNDLGDPAVMRAVQSKPTLESQDSAVLDSRIGACWAEFGKEDVLAMDPVVWGSCPSSIPPHHVLEDKAILQVLERPPPSTNMALDFLGSPVQRGYGGSSRLKHPNLRLMSPKSFPQRFLQQQSPLMTPSLCSPRPYAPARRPSPLFTSNQGTGYASPTPFRPMSPNISSPPRPLAMHFGPMSPSLDAALFFSPSASGQLNLSVPSHMTQLHPQHQRILTQRQQQGGQAQSISPKKLWSPKVDPYAGLMTSKEKDWVVKVEMIQLQSENMDDDYYYQTYYHRLERKQAEEELLGGRNKQEPPKLVTPFIQKVETYDSVVRIAGSLGQVAVSTCYSPRRAIDAVHHALVEEAAGSHRLRALHRIEKLFLQLLEVEDMQRKTSLAPEEQQPCYQEQKSQEVERLYQALKIGACSSAEEAEDEFLQLLCVRKGKKLTARLLPRLTQEQAEKILLTITHHLPFLMKKDMLDESLPMLYSPLNEVVGGMTFSKLIEVLQEMTRPLPKSPELPLTMALKNQFGISLLYSLLSHGERLLSSDVPLEPRRGDFEMWTDMVFLVARELSQVPKALLVEPLFLPSNLLSLFCRYLDKQTIHHLEAKMECSPLPSEAAMPC; encoded by the exons ATGGCCGAGGAGGATGAAGAGCTCGACCTGTACAACGAGATGACTTTTGGGTTAG ACCGAGACTCCACTGAGGAGGATGCCGCAAAACTCCTGATGCCTCTGGAGGTGAACCCTGAGCTGGCTGAAGCGGTGGCAGAGAAGACCGAGGCTGGGGAGGAACCAGGGCGCAGAGCAGATGAGCagccagaggagctgggagaacCCCAGGAGGAAGGTGGGATGGAGCTGGAGGTCGAGCAGGTTGGCTCCGagttggaggaggaggaggaggagctggggactgaggaacaggaggaagaccAGGAGCCCTGCGAGGAGCCCAATGACCTGGGGGACCCGGCAGTGATGAGAGCTGTGCAGAGCAAACCCACGCTGGAG AGCCAAGACTCGGCGGTGCTGGACAGTAGGATTGGTGCTTGCTGGGCAGAGTTTGGCAAAGAAGACGTG ctggCAATGGATCCTGTGGTGTGgggctcctgccccagcagcatcccacccCACCATGTTCTGGAG gaTAAAGCCATCCTCCAGGTCCTGGAGAGGCCCCCACCATCCACCAACATGGCCCTCGACTTCCTTGGCTCCCCAGTGCAGAGGGGCTATGGAGGCTCTTCCCGGCTCAAGCACCCCAACTTAAGACTGATGTCCCCCAAGTCGTTCCCCCAGCGCTTTCTCCAGCAG cagtcGCCTCTGATGACTCCCTCCCTGTGTTCCCCTCGGCCCTACGCGCCAGCTCGCAGACCCTCTCCACTCTTCACTTCTAACCAG ggtaCAGGGTATGCGTCTCCAACCCCTTTCCGGCCCATGTCACCCAACATCAGCAGCCCTCCACGGCCTCTCGCCATGCACTTCGGTCCCATGTCTCCCTCTTTGGATGCCGCTCTCTTCTTCAGTCCATCAGCCAGTGGCCAGCTGAACCTCAG TGTGCCCAGCCACATGACCCAGCTTCACCCCCAGCACCAGCGGATCCTGACCCAGCGGCAGCAGCAAGGCGGGCAGGCACAGAG CATCTCCCCCAAGAAGCTGTGGTCTCCTAAAGTGGACCCTTATGCTGGGCTGATGACCTCCAAGGAGAAGGACTGGGTCGTCAAGGTGGAGATGATCCAGCTGCAGAGCGAGAACATGGATGATGACTACTACTACCAG ACGTACTACCATCGGCTGGAGCGCaaacaggcagaggaggagctgCTCGGCGGGCGCAACAAGCAGGAGCCCCCCAAGCTGGTCACGCCGTTCATCCAGAAAGTGGAGACATATGACTCTg TGGTGCGCATCGCGGGCTCGCTGGGCCAGGTTGCGGTGTCCACCTGCTACAGCCCTCGCCGGGCCATCGATGCTGTGCACCATGCCCTTGTGGAGGAG GCTGCAGGGAGCCATCGGCTTCGGGCGCTGCACAGGATCGAGAAG ctcttcctgcagctgctggaagtGGAGGACATGCAGCGGAAGACATCCCTGGccccagaggagcagcagccctgctaTCAGGAGCAGAAGAGCCAAGAAGTGGAGCGTCTCTACCAAGCCTTGAAAATCGGAGCTTGCAGCAGTGCAGA ggaggcagaggatgAATTCCTGCAACTCCTGTGTGTGCGGAAGGGCAAGAAGCTCACGGCCCGGCTGCTGCCCCGCCTGACCCAGGAGCAAGCAGAGAAGATCCTGCTGACCATCACCCACCACCTGCCCTTTCTCATGAAGAAGGACATGTTGGATGAG TCTCTTCCCATGCTCTACAGCCCGTTGAACGAGGTGGTGGGTGGAATGACCTTCAGCAAACTCATCGAGGTCCTGCAGGAGATGACCAGGCCTCTGCCCAAGTCCCCTGAGCTCCCCCTCACCATGGCCTTGAAGAACCAG TTTGGGATCTCCTTGCTCTACTCCCTGCTGAGCCATGGCGAGAGGCTGCTGTCCTCCGATGTGCCACTGGAGCCACGCAGAGGGGACTTCGAGATGTG GACAGACATGGTGTTCCTGGTCGCCCGGGAGCTGTCGCAAGTGCCCAAGGCTTTACTGGTGGAGCCTCTCTTCTTGCCCAGCAACCTTCTTTCGCTCTTCTGCCGCTACCTGGACAAGCAGACCATCCACCACCTGGAAGCCAAGATGGA GTGCTCGCCGCTGCCATCGGAGGCTGCCATGCCCTGCTGA
- the PATL2 gene encoding protein PAT1 homolog 2 isoform X1 has protein sequence MAEGGEPVILEDYLLVEDAPLLEEMAEEDEELDLYNEMTFGLDRDSTEEDAAKLLMPLEVNPELAEAVAEKTEAGEEPGRRADEQPEELGEPQEEGGMELEVEQVGSELEEEEEELGTEEQEEDQEPCEEPNDLGDPAVMRAVQSKPTLESQDSAVLDSRIGACWAEFGKEDVLAMDPVVWGSCPSSIPPHHVLEDKAILQVLERPPPSTNMALDFLGSPVQRGYGGSSRLKHPNLRLMSPKSFPQRFLQQSPLMTPSLCSPRPYAPARRPSPLFTSNQGTGYASPTPFRPMSPNISSPPRPLAMHFGPMSPSLDAALFFSPSASGQLNLSVPSHMTQLHPQHQRILTQRQQQGGQAQSISPKKLWSPKVDPYAGLMTSKEKDWVVKVEMIQLQSENMDDDYYYQTYYHRLERKQAEEELLGGRNKQEPPKLVTPFIQKVETYDSVVRIAGSLGQVAVSTCYSPRRAIDAVHHALVEEAAGSHRLRALHRIEKLFLQLLEVEDMQRKTSLAPEEQQPCYQEQKSQEVERLYQALKIGACSSAEEAEDEFLQLLCVRKGKKLTARLLPRLTQEQAEKILLTITHHLPFLMKKDMLDESLPMLYSPLNEVVGGMTFSKLIEVLQEMTRPLPKSPELPLTMALKNQFGISLLYSLLSHGERLLSSDVPLEPRRGDFEMWTDMVFLVARELSQVPKALLVEPLFLPSNLLSLFCRYLDKQTIHHLEAKMECSPLPSEAAMPC, from the exons ATGGCGGAGGGCGGCGAGCCGGTT ATCCTTGAGGACTACCTGCTGGTGGAAGATGCACCTCTGCTGGAGGAGATGGCCGAGGAGGATGAAGAGCTCGACCTGTACAACGAGATGACTTTTGGGTTAG ACCGAGACTCCACTGAGGAGGATGCCGCAAAACTCCTGATGCCTCTGGAGGTGAACCCTGAGCTGGCTGAAGCGGTGGCAGAGAAGACCGAGGCTGGGGAGGAACCAGGGCGCAGAGCAGATGAGCagccagaggagctgggagaacCCCAGGAGGAAGGTGGGATGGAGCTGGAGGTCGAGCAGGTTGGCTCCGagttggaggaggaggaggaggagctggggactgaggaacaggaggaagaccAGGAGCCCTGCGAGGAGCCCAATGACCTGGGGGACCCGGCAGTGATGAGAGCTGTGCAGAGCAAACCCACGCTGGAG AGCCAAGACTCGGCGGTGCTGGACAGTAGGATTGGTGCTTGCTGGGCAGAGTTTGGCAAAGAAGACGTG ctggCAATGGATCCTGTGGTGTGgggctcctgccccagcagcatcccacccCACCATGTTCTGGAG gaTAAAGCCATCCTCCAGGTCCTGGAGAGGCCCCCACCATCCACCAACATGGCCCTCGACTTCCTTGGCTCCCCAGTGCAGAGGGGCTATGGAGGCTCTTCCCGGCTCAAGCACCCCAACTTAAGACTGATGTCCCCCAAGTCGTTCCCCCAGCGCTTTCTCCAGCAG tcGCCTCTGATGACTCCCTCCCTGTGTTCCCCTCGGCCCTACGCGCCAGCTCGCAGACCCTCTCCACTCTTCACTTCTAACCAG ggtaCAGGGTATGCGTCTCCAACCCCTTTCCGGCCCATGTCACCCAACATCAGCAGCCCTCCACGGCCTCTCGCCATGCACTTCGGTCCCATGTCTCCCTCTTTGGATGCCGCTCTCTTCTTCAGTCCATCAGCCAGTGGCCAGCTGAACCTCAG TGTGCCCAGCCACATGACCCAGCTTCACCCCCAGCACCAGCGGATCCTGACCCAGCGGCAGCAGCAAGGCGGGCAGGCACAGAG CATCTCCCCCAAGAAGCTGTGGTCTCCTAAAGTGGACCCTTATGCTGGGCTGATGACCTCCAAGGAGAAGGACTGGGTCGTCAAGGTGGAGATGATCCAGCTGCAGAGCGAGAACATGGATGATGACTACTACTACCAG ACGTACTACCATCGGCTGGAGCGCaaacaggcagaggaggagctgCTCGGCGGGCGCAACAAGCAGGAGCCCCCCAAGCTGGTCACGCCGTTCATCCAGAAAGTGGAGACATATGACTCTg TGGTGCGCATCGCGGGCTCGCTGGGCCAGGTTGCGGTGTCCACCTGCTACAGCCCTCGCCGGGCCATCGATGCTGTGCACCATGCCCTTGTGGAGGAG GCTGCAGGGAGCCATCGGCTTCGGGCGCTGCACAGGATCGAGAAG ctcttcctgcagctgctggaagtGGAGGACATGCAGCGGAAGACATCCCTGGccccagaggagcagcagccctgctaTCAGGAGCAGAAGAGCCAAGAAGTGGAGCGTCTCTACCAAGCCTTGAAAATCGGAGCTTGCAGCAGTGCAGA ggaggcagaggatgAATTCCTGCAACTCCTGTGTGTGCGGAAGGGCAAGAAGCTCACGGCCCGGCTGCTGCCCCGCCTGACCCAGGAGCAAGCAGAGAAGATCCTGCTGACCATCACCCACCACCTGCCCTTTCTCATGAAGAAGGACATGTTGGATGAG TCTCTTCCCATGCTCTACAGCCCGTTGAACGAGGTGGTGGGTGGAATGACCTTCAGCAAACTCATCGAGGTCCTGCAGGAGATGACCAGGCCTCTGCCCAAGTCCCCTGAGCTCCCCCTCACCATGGCCTTGAAGAACCAG TTTGGGATCTCCTTGCTCTACTCCCTGCTGAGCCATGGCGAGAGGCTGCTGTCCTCCGATGTGCCACTGGAGCCACGCAGAGGGGACTTCGAGATGTG GACAGACATGGTGTTCCTGGTCGCCCGGGAGCTGTCGCAAGTGCCCAAGGCTTTACTGGTGGAGCCTCTCTTCTTGCCCAGCAACCTTCTTTCGCTCTTCTGCCGCTACCTGGACAAGCAGACCATCCACCACCTGGAAGCCAAGATGGA GTGCTCGCCGCTGCCATCGGAGGCTGCCATGCCCTGCTGA
- the B2M gene encoding beta-2-microglobulin, producing the protein MGLALRLGVLALIALVGLGQADEAPKVEVYSRRHANPGEENVLNCFVSGFHPPKIEILLLKNGEPMSNVQYADMSFNDKWYFQRLVYADFIPKKGDVYSCRVAHSTFREPQSFRWDTDF; encoded by the exons ATGGGGCTGGCGCTGAGGCTGGGGGTCCTGGCGCTGATCGCGCTGGTCGGCCTGGGGCAGGCGGATG AGGCGCCGAAGGTGGAGGTGTACTCCCGCAGACATGCCAACCCCGGAGAAGAAAACGTCCTCAACTGCTTCGTGAGTGGTTTCCACCCTCCGAAGATTGAAATCTTGCTCCTCAAGAATGGGGAGCCCATGAGCAACGTGCAGTACGCAGACATGTCCTTCAACGACAAGTGGTATTTCCAGCGCCTGGTGTATGCAGATTTCATCCCCAAGAAAGGCGATGTCTACTCTTGCAGGGTGGCCCATTCTACCTTCAGAGAGCCGCAGTCTTTCCGTTGGG ATACAGACTTCTAA
- the TERB2 gene encoding telomere repeats-binding bouquet formation protein 2 isoform X5 — MQCLQEEGCTAPGQSWLVDTGWPVSAQVSWAYLHHTAIQCGLTLLLPFFSNLPALPSPLWEVAGGGVVTHWRDADYLFSSDAAHPDTRRIHESLDYLESRATVFHSRYLSAWASTDVGAKLSVVLGHFVLPPACLQEEIRRKIGSFIWEQADDSLAEQPNEKLTDEPEAVRKSCEEEAEEDVLDLAERFFSPDTAVKKKQAPEHLPRGNFHTVPSRNTQRITW, encoded by the exons ATGCAGTGTCTGCAAGAGGAAGGCTGCACAGCCCCAGGCCAGTCCTGGCTGGTTGACACAGGCTGGCCCGTTTCAGCTCAAGTAAGCTGGGCTTACCTGCACCACACAGCAATTCAATGTGGCCTAacacttctccttcccttcttctctaATTTGCCAGCATTGCCAAGTCCTTTGTGGGAAG TGGCCGGCGGCGGGGTGGTCACCCACTGGCGGGACGCTGACTACCTCTTCAGCAGCGACGCTGCCCACCCGGACACCCGCAG aaTACATGAGAGCCTTGATTACTTGGAGAGCAGAGCTACAGTCTTTCACTCCCGTTACCTCTCTGCGTGGGCGAGCACCGATGTGGGAGCGAAGCTGTCTGTGGTTCTGGGCCACTTTGTCCTgccacctgcctgcctgcaagaag aaatcagaaggaaaattgGTAGTTTTATTTGGGAGCAGGCAGATGATTCACTTGCAGAACAG CCCAATGAAAAACTGACAGATGAACCGGAGGCAGTGAGAAAAAGCTgtgaggaagaagcagaggaggatgTGCTAGACCTGGCCGAAAG atttttttcccccgatacagcagtgaagaagaaacaggctccagagcacctgcCCAGGGGGAATTTCCATACCGTACCCTCCAGGAATACCCAACGAATAACATGGTGA